A region of Leclercia adecarboxylata DNA encodes the following proteins:
- the pepP gene encoding Xaa-Pro aminopeptidase: MTQQEYLRRRQALLATMQPGSAALIFAAPEATRSNDSEYPYRQSSDFWYFTGFNEPESVLVLIKSDDTHNHSVLFNRVRDLTAEIWFGRRLGQQAAPEKLGVDRALAFSEINEQLYQLLNGLDVVYHAQGEYAWADEIVFAALDKLRKGSRQNLKAPATLTDWRPAVHELRLFKSAEELDVMRRAGEISALAHTRAMQKCRPGMFEYQLEGEIHHEFTRHGARYPAYNTIVGGGENGCILHYTENESELRDGDLVLIDAGCEYKGYAGDITRTFPVNGKFTPAQRAIYDIVLHSLDTALMLFRPGTSIQEVTGEVVRIMISGLVELGILHGDVEQLITENAHRPFFMHGLSHWLGLDVHDVGVYGPERSRVLEPGMVLTVEPGLYIAPDADVPAEYRGIGIRIEDDIVITETGNENLTASVVKNADEIEALMAAARP; this comes from the coding sequence ATGACTCAGCAAGAGTATCTGCGCCGTCGGCAGGCGCTGCTGGCCACAATGCAGCCGGGAAGCGCCGCGCTGATATTTGCCGCACCGGAGGCCACGCGCAGTAACGATAGCGAATATCCGTACCGCCAGAGCAGTGATTTCTGGTACTTCACCGGCTTCAACGAGCCGGAGTCGGTACTGGTGCTGATTAAAAGTGATGACACCCACAACCACAGCGTGCTGTTTAACCGCGTCCGGGATCTGACCGCCGAGATCTGGTTTGGTCGCCGCTTAGGCCAGCAGGCTGCGCCCGAAAAGCTGGGCGTGGATCGTGCGCTGGCGTTCAGCGAGATCAACGAGCAGCTTTACCAACTGCTGAATGGTCTGGATGTGGTCTATCACGCGCAGGGTGAATACGCCTGGGCCGATGAGATCGTTTTTGCCGCGCTGGATAAGCTGCGCAAAGGCTCCCGGCAAAACCTGAAAGCCCCGGCAACGCTCACCGACTGGCGTCCTGCTGTGCACGAGCTGCGCCTGTTTAAATCGGCGGAAGAGCTGGACGTGATGCGTCGTGCAGGTGAAATCAGCGCGCTGGCCCATACCCGGGCGATGCAAAAATGCCGTCCGGGGATGTTTGAATATCAGCTCGAAGGCGAAATTCATCATGAATTCACCCGCCACGGCGCGCGCTACCCGGCCTACAACACTATTGTTGGCGGCGGGGAAAATGGCTGCATTCTGCACTACACCGAAAACGAGTCCGAACTGCGCGATGGCGATCTGGTGCTGATTGATGCCGGTTGCGAATATAAAGGCTATGCCGGGGATATCACCCGCACCTTCCCGGTGAACGGCAAATTCACACCCGCCCAACGCGCCATTTACGACATCGTCCTGCACTCGCTGGACACCGCCCTGATGCTGTTCCGCCCCGGTACCTCCATTCAGGAAGTCACCGGCGAAGTGGTGCGCATCATGATTAGTGGCCTGGTGGAGCTGGGTATTCTGCACGGCGATGTCGAACAGCTGATTACCGAAAACGCGCACCGTCCCTTCTTTATGCATGGCCTGAGCCACTGGCTGGGGCTGGATGTGCATGATGTGGGTGTCTACGGCCCGGAACGTTCCCGCGTGCTGGAGCCGGGCATGGTGCTCACCGTTGAGCCGGGACTCTATATCGCCCCGGATGCCGATGTGCCTGCGGAGTATCGCGGGATCGGCATTCGTATCGAAGATGACATTGTCATCACCGAAACCGGCAACGAGAACCTGACCGCTTCGGTGGTGAAAAACGCCGACGAGATTGAGGCGCTGATGGCGGCGGCGCGCCCATGA
- the ubiI gene encoding FAD-dependent 2-octaprenylphenol hydroxylase — MQNVDVAIVGGGMVGLALACGLQGSGLRVAVLEQKQPQPVAPDAPPELRVSTINAASEKLLTRVGVWSEIIAQRASCYHGMEVWDKDSFGHIAFDDESMGYSHLGHIIENAVIHHALWQKAQQCSDVTLIAPAALQQVAWGENDAFITLQSGDMLTARLVVGADGANSWLRNKADIPLTYWDYRHHALVATIRTAEPHQAVARQIFHNDGILAFLPLSDPHLCSIVWSLAPEKAQQMQEASAEEFNQALCVAFDNRLGLCSVESERQVFPLTGRYARQFAAHRLALVGDAAHTIHPLAGQGVNLGFMDAAELVDELRRLHREGKDIGQHLYLRRYERSRKHSAAMMLAGMQGFRELFAGANPAKKLLRDLGLKLADTLPGVKPQLLRQAMGLNDLPDWLQ, encoded by the coding sequence GTGCAGAATGTTGATGTCGCCATTGTCGGTGGCGGAATGGTAGGACTGGCGCTGGCCTGCGGCTTGCAGGGCAGCGGTCTGCGCGTGGCGGTGCTGGAGCAGAAGCAGCCGCAGCCTGTCGCTCCCGACGCGCCGCCTGAGCTACGCGTCTCGACGATCAACGCCGCCAGTGAAAAGCTGCTGACCCGCGTCGGCGTCTGGTCGGAGATTATCGCCCAACGCGCCAGCTGTTATCACGGGATGGAAGTGTGGGATAAAGACAGCTTCGGGCATATCGCGTTTGATGACGAGAGCATGGGCTACAGCCATCTCGGGCATATCATTGAAAATGCGGTCATCCACCATGCTCTGTGGCAGAAAGCGCAGCAGTGCAGCGATGTTACGCTGATTGCGCCTGCTGCGCTGCAGCAGGTCGCCTGGGGTGAAAACGACGCCTTTATTACCCTGCAAAGCGGAGACATGCTCACCGCTCGCCTGGTGGTGGGGGCCGATGGCGCAAACTCCTGGCTGCGAAATAAAGCCGACATTCCGCTAACGTACTGGGACTATCGTCACCATGCCCTGGTCGCCACTATTCGCACGGCGGAGCCGCATCAGGCCGTGGCCCGGCAGATCTTCCACAATGACGGCATTCTGGCCTTCCTGCCGCTCAGCGATCCGCATCTCTGTTCGATCGTCTGGTCGCTGGCGCCCGAGAAGGCCCAGCAGATGCAGGAGGCGTCAGCCGAGGAGTTCAATCAGGCTTTGTGCGTGGCGTTTGATAACCGGCTGGGGCTGTGCTCCGTCGAAAGCGAGCGTCAGGTATTTCCGTTGACCGGCCGCTATGCGCGCCAGTTTGCCGCGCATCGTCTGGCGCTGGTGGGCGACGCGGCGCATACCATTCATCCGCTGGCCGGGCAGGGCGTAAACCTGGGCTTTATGGATGCCGCCGAACTGGTGGACGAACTGCGCCGACTGCATCGCGAAGGCAAGGATATTGGTCAGCACCTTTATCTGCGTCGCTACGAGCGCAGCCGCAAACACAGCGCGGCAATGATGCTGGCAGGTATGCAGGGGTTCCGCGAACTGTTTGCCGGGGCGAACCCGGCGAAAAAACTGCTGCGCGACCTCGGCCTGAAACTGGCTGATACCCTTCCAGGCGTTAAACCTCAACTTCTGCGTCAGGCGATGGGGCTTAACGATCTGCCGGACTGGCTTCAGTAA
- the ubiH gene encoding 2-octaprenyl-6-methoxyphenyl hydroxylase: protein MSIIIVGGGMTGATLALAISSLTQGKLPVHLVEAVAPQSTGHPGFDGRAIALAQGTCQQLARSGIWQAIADCATAIETVHVSDRGHAGFVTLEAQDYRIDALGQVVELHDVGLRLFRLLKEAPGVTLHCPARVERFTRSEDAVSVTLDDGTTLDGQLLVAADGSRSALGQQCGIQWQQQPYHQLAVIANVATAEPHRGRAFERFTQHGPLAMLPMSQGRSSLVWCHPLESADEVQSWSDERFCTELQKAFGWRLGRITHAGKRAFYPLALTTASQSVSHRVALVGNAAQTLHPIAGQGFNLGLRDVMTLAETLAQAFAQQQDCGAYPVLCHYQKRRQADKEATIGVTDGLVHLFANRWAPLVAGRNAGLMAMELFIPARDVLAQRTLGWVAR from the coding sequence ATGAGCATCATCATCGTTGGCGGAGGCATGACGGGAGCTACGCTTGCGCTGGCGATCTCCTCCCTGACCCAGGGCAAACTTCCGGTTCATCTGGTAGAGGCCGTTGCGCCACAGTCGACCGGTCATCCGGGATTTGACGGACGCGCTATCGCCCTGGCGCAGGGCACCTGCCAGCAGCTGGCACGCAGCGGCATCTGGCAGGCCATTGCCGATTGCGCCACGGCCATCGAAACCGTTCATGTCAGCGACCGGGGCCATGCCGGGTTTGTTACCCTTGAGGCGCAGGATTACCGTATTGATGCGCTGGGGCAGGTGGTTGAGCTGCACGACGTGGGCCTGCGCCTGTTCCGTCTGTTAAAAGAGGCCCCAGGCGTAACTCTGCACTGCCCCGCGCGCGTGGAGCGCTTTACCCGCAGCGAAGACGCGGTGAGCGTCACCCTGGATGACGGCACGACGCTGGACGGACAGCTGCTGGTGGCCGCCGACGGTTCCCGTTCGGCACTCGGCCAGCAGTGTGGGATCCAGTGGCAACAGCAGCCTTACCATCAGTTGGCGGTGATTGCTAACGTCGCCACCGCCGAGCCGCACCGGGGGCGCGCCTTTGAACGTTTTACTCAGCACGGCCCGCTGGCCATGCTGCCGATGTCCCAGGGGCGCAGTTCGCTGGTCTGGTGCCATCCCCTGGAGAGTGCGGATGAGGTGCAGAGCTGGTCTGATGAACGCTTCTGTACCGAACTGCAAAAAGCCTTTGGCTGGCGGCTGGGACGTATCACCCATGCCGGCAAGCGGGCGTTTTATCCCCTGGCGTTAACCACGGCGTCGCAGTCTGTCTCCCATCGCGTCGCGCTGGTGGGCAATGCGGCCCAGACGTTACACCCCATCGCCGGGCAGGGCTTTAATCTCGGACTGCGCGATGTCATGACCCTGGCCGAAACGCTGGCCCAGGCGTTTGCGCAACAGCAGGATTGCGGTGCCTACCCGGTCTTATGCCATTACCAGAAACGACGCCAGGCCGATAAAGAGGCCACCATCGGCGTAACCGATGGGCTGGTGCATCTGTTTGCCAATCGCTGGGCACCGCTGGTGGCGGGCCGTAACGCAGGGTTGATGGCGATGGAACTATTCATTCCGGCACGAGATGTGCTGGCACAGAGGACGCTTGGTTGGGTCGCTCGCTAA
- a CDS encoding YecA family protein, translating into MSIQNEMPGYNDLSQLLNQQGVGLTPAEMHGLISGMLCGGNSDSSWLPLVHDLTNEGLAFGHDLAQALRSMHGAISDALEDDGFLFQLYLPDGDDVSVFDRADALAGWVNHYLLGLGVTQPKLEKVTGEAGEAIDDLRNIAQLGYDEDEDQEELEMSLEEIIEYVRVASLLCHDTFTRTQPTAPEVRKPTLH; encoded by the coding sequence ATGTCTATACAGAACGAAATGCCTGGCTACAACGACCTTAGCCAGTTACTGAACCAGCAGGGCGTAGGTTTAACCCCGGCTGAAATGCACGGTCTGATCAGCGGGATGCTGTGTGGTGGAAACAGCGACAGCTCATGGCTGCCGCTGGTTCACGACCTGACGAACGAAGGTCTGGCGTTTGGTCACGATCTGGCCCAGGCGTTGCGCAGCATGCATGGCGCAATTAGCGATGCGCTGGAAGATGACGGCTTCCTTTTTCAGCTTTATCTGCCTGATGGCGATGACGTCAGCGTGTTCGATCGCGCCGATGCGCTGGCCGGATGGGTCAACCACTACCTGTTGGGGTTGGGCGTAACGCAGCCTAAGCTTGAGAAGGTGACGGGCGAAGCCGGAGAAGCTATCGACGATCTGCGCAACATTGCGCAGCTGGGATACGACGAGGACGAAGACCAGGAAGAACTGGAGATGTCCCTCGAAGAGATCATTGAGTATGTGCGCGTTGCGTCGCTGCTCTGCCACGATACCTTTACGCGGACCCAACCGACTGCGCCGGAAGTGCGCAAACCAACCTTACACTAA